Proteins encoded within one genomic window of Glycine soja cultivar W05 chromosome 1, ASM419377v2, whole genome shotgun sequence:
- the LOC114422919 gene encoding protein NRT1/ PTR FAMILY 7.3-like, which produces MSYLESQVYKERKFEEESEEVTLDGSVDFHGRPAIRAKSGRWVAAIIILLNQALATLAFFGIGVNLVLFLTRVVGQNNADAANNVSKWTGTVYIFSLVGAFLSDSYWGRYKTCAVFQVIFVIGLMSLSLSSYLFLLKPKGCGNESVNCGKHSKLEMGMFYLSIYLVALGNGGYQPNIATFGADQFDEEHSKEGHNKVAFFSYFYLAFNIGQLFSNTILVYFEDEGMWALGFWLSAGSAFAALVLFLVCTPRYRHFKPSGNPLSRFSQVLVAASRKSKVQMSSNGEDLFNMDAKEASNNANRKILHTHGFKFLDRAAFISSRDLGDQKGLGYNPWRLCPVSQVEEVKCILRLLPIWLCTIIYSVVFTQMASLFVEQGAAMKTKVSNFRIPPASMSSFDILSVAVFIFFYRRVLDPFVGKLKKTDSKGLTELQRMGVGLVIAVLAMVSAGLVECYRLKYAKQGCIHCNDSSTLSIFWQIPQYAFIGASEVFMYVGQLEFFNAQTPDGLKSFGSALCMTSISLGNYVSSLLVSVVMKISTEDHMPGWIPGNLNKGHLDRFYFLLAALTSIDLIAYIACAKWYKCIQLEANTGEIDEPEV; this is translated from the exons ATGTCTTACTTAGAGTCTCAGGTCTACAAAGAG AGAAAGTTTGAAGAAGAATCAGAAGAGGTCACTCTTGATGGGAGTGTTGATTTCCATGGACGTCCTGCAATCAGAGCCAAATCTGGCAGATGGGTGGCTGCAATTATCATCCTCT TGAACCAAGCTCTGGCAACTCTTGCATTTTTTGGGATTGGAGTGAACCTAGTGTTGTTTCTGACAAGGGTGGTAGGACAAAACAATGCTGATGCAGCCAACAATGTGAGCAAGTGGACCGGAACTGTTTACATCTTCTCTCTAGTGGGTGCTTTCCTCAGTGATTCTTATTGGGGAAGATATAAAACTTGTGCTGTCTTTCAGGTCATATTTGTTATA GGTCTAATGTCCTTATCCCTTTCATCATACCTATTCTTGCTTAAGCCTAAAGGTTGTGGTAATGAATCAGTTAATTGTGGGAAACATTCAAAATTGGAGATGGGGATGTTCTACCTCTCAATCTATCTTGTTGCCTTGGGGAATGGAGGTTATCAACCAAATATTGCCACATTTGGGGCAGATCAGTTTGACGAGGAGCACTCAAAGGAGGGTCACAATAAGGTGGCCTTCTTTAGCTACTTCTACCTAGCTTTTAACATTGGCCAACTCTTCTCGAACACCATTCTGGTCTATTTTGAGGACGAAGGAATGTGGGCTCTTGGTTTCTGGCTGTCTGCAGGCTCCGCCTTTGCTGCATTGGTCTTGTTTCTTGTATGCACCCCAAGGTATAGACACTTCAAGCCTAGTGGCAACCCTCTCTCCAGGTTCAGCCAAGTCCTTGTGGCTGCATCAAGGAAATCCAAAGTTCAAATGTCATCAAACGGAGAGGACTTATTCAACATGGATGCAAAGGAGGCTTCCAACAATGCCAATAGAAAGATTCTCCACACTCACGGGTTCAA GTTCTTGGATAGGGCAGCGTTTATATCTTCAAGAGATCTAGGGGACCAGAAAGGGCTCGGTTACAACCCCTGGCGTCTCTGTCCTGTAAGTCAAGTTGAAGAAGTGAAGTGCATACTGAGACTACTTCCAATCTGGCTCTGCACCATAATATACTCGGTGGTTTTCACACAAATGGCTTCACTTTTTGTGGAGCAAGGTGCTGCCATGAAAACCAAGGTTTCCAACTTCAGAATACCACCAGCTAGCATGTCCAGCTTTGACATCCTCAGTGTggctgttttcattttcttttaccgTCGAGTTCTTGATCCGTTTGTGGGAAAACTTAAAAAGACAGATTCTAAGGGACTTACAGAACTTCAGAGAATGGGAGTTGGACTTGTTATAGCTGTACTGGCAATGGTTTCGGCTGGATTAGTTGAATGCTATAGGCTCAAGTATGCAAAACAAGGATGCATCCACTGCAATGACTCGAGCACTTTAAGCATCTTCTGGCAAATCCCTCAGTATGCATTTATAGGAGCTTCCGAGGTTTTTATGTACGTAGGCCAGTTGGAGTTCTTCAATGCTCAGACACCAGACGGCTTGAAGAGCTTTGGAAGTGCTCTTTGCATGACATCCATTTCCCTTGGGAACTATGTGAGTAGCTTACTTGTTAGTGTGGTTATGAAGATATCCACCGAAGATCACATGCCGGGGTGGATCCCTGGAAACCTCAACAAAGGTCACTTAGATAGATTTTACTTCCTCTTAGCTGCCTTGACATCGATAGACTTGATTGCTTATATTGCATGTGCAAAATGGTACAAGTGTATACAGCTAGAGGCAAACACTGGAGAGATTGATGAGCCAGAAGTATAA
- the LOC114422928 gene encoding pyruvate kinase isozyme G, chloroplastic-like isoform X3 has translation MATIHLSSATTSLFQSKHRTKRIPRLPTIARITNHIEGTHLNSPNGSPILGNANNSLEVPSNNYISLHSSDVRRKTKIVCTIGPSTSSRDMIWNLAQAGMNVARLNMSHGDHASHLQTIDLVKEYNSQFQDKVVAIMLDTKGPEVRSGDVAQPILLKEGQEFCFTTMRGVSTHDTVSVNYDGFVNDVEVGDVLLVDGGMMSLAVKSKTKDLVKCEVIDGGELKSRRHLNVRGKSATLPSITDKDWEDIKFGVDNQVDFFAVSFVKDARVVHELKHYLKSHNADIHVIVKIESADSIPNLHSILSASDGAMVARGDLGAELPIEEVPLLQFIPPFFIKQEDIIRRCQIMQKPVIVATNMLESMINHPTPTRAEVSDIAIAVRQGADAIMLSGETAHGKTGSMAILLSHYRPYSTIFAFTNEARIKRRLALYHGVMSIYMQFSNDAEETFSRALKLLLSKSHLHEGQHVTLVQSGAQPIWREESTHHIQVRKVHG, from the exons ATGGCAACCATTCACCTTTCTTCCGCTACTACGTCTCTCTTCCAATCCAAACACCGAACGAAACGCATTCCACGCCTCCCTACAATCGCCAGAATAACAAACCACATCGAAGGAACTCATCTTAACTCCCCCAACGGCTCTCCCATCCTT GGCAACGCAAACAATTCCCTTGAGGTTCCCTCCAATAACTATATCTCGCTACACTCTTCAGACGTGCGTAGGAAAACTAAGATCGTGTGCACGATAGGTCCTTCTACGAGCTCACGTGATATGATATGGAACCTGGCTCAAGCTGGAATGAACGTGGCGCGTTTGAACATGTCGCATGGGGACCACGCCTCGCACCTCCAAACCATTGATTTGGTGAAAGAATACAATTCTCAGTTTCAAGATAAGGTTGTAGCCATCATGCTCGACACCAAG GGTCCTGAAGTTAGAAGTGGGGATGTAGCTCAACCTATTTTACTTAAAGAGGGACAAGAATTCTGTTTCACCACTATGAGAGGGGTTAGCACACATGACACGGTTAGCGTGAACTACGATGGCTTTGTGAATGATGTGGAGGTCGGAGATGTGTTGCTGGTTGATG GAGGAATGATGTCTCTTGCTGTTAAGTCAAAGACAAAAGACTTGGTTAAATGTGAAGTTATTGATGGTGGTGAACTGAAATCTAGGCGTCATTTAAATGTCCGTGGAAAAAGTGCAACACTTCCTTCCATAACTG ACAAGGACTGGGAAGATATCAAGTTTGGGGTGGACAATCAAGTAGACTTCTTTGCTGTCTCATTTGTCAAGGATGCTAGAGTGGTGCACGAGTTAAAACACTACctcaaaa GTCATAATGCCGATATACACGTGATTGTAAAAATTGAAAGTGCAGATTCCATACCAAATCTCCATTCGATACTTTCTGCTTCAGATGGG gCCATGGTCGCTCGTGGGGATCTTGGAGCTGAACTTCCAATAGAGGAAGTTCCTTTATTGCAG tTCATTCCCCCTTTTTTCATCAAACAGGAAGACATCATTCGAAGATGTCAAATTATGCAAAAGCCTGTTATTGTGGCAACAAATATGCTTGAAAGCATGATTAATCATCCCACACCAACAAGGGCAGAAGTTTCAGACATCGCAATTGCAGTAAGACAAGGTGCTGATGCTATCATGCTTTCAGGAGAAACTGCACATGGAAA AACAGGATCCATGGCAATTCTTTTGAGCCATTATAGGCCTTACTCAACAATCTTTGCATTCACAAATGA AGCAAGAATTAAGCGGAGGTTGGCGCTTTATCATGGGGTTATGTCCATATACATGCAATTTTCAAATGATGCAGAAGAGACCTTCTCTAGAGCCCTCAAGCTACTATTG AGTAAGAGTCATTTACACGAGGGACAACATGTCACACTTGTTCAAAGTGGAGCACAACCAATCTGGCGTGAGGAATCCACTCACCACATACAAGTTCGCAAGGTTCATGGATAA
- the LOC114422928 gene encoding pyruvate kinase isozyme G, chloroplastic-like isoform X1: MATIHLSSATTSLFQSKHRTKRIPRLPTIARITNHIEGTHLNSPNGSPILGNANNSLEVPSNNYISLHSSDVRRKTKIVCTIGPSTSSRDMIWNLAQAGMNVARLNMSHGDHASHLQTIDLVKEYNSQFQDKVVAIMLDTKGPEVRSGDVAQPILLKEGQEFCFTTMRGVSTHDTVSVNYDGFVNDVEVGDVLLVDGGMMSLAVKSKTKDLVKCEVIDGGELKSRRHLNVRGKSATLPSITDKDWEDIKFGVDNQVDFFAVSFVKDARVVHELKHYLKSHNADIHVIVKIESADSIPNLHSILSASDGAMVARGDLGAELPIEEVPLLQFIPPFFIKQEDIIRRCQIMQKPVIVATNMLESMINHPTPTRAEVSDIAIAVRQGADAIMLSGETAHGKFPLKAVKVMHMVALRNESSVQSGVSYPSQLSSHESHMGEMFAFHATTMSNTLNTPIIVFTRTGSMAILLSHYRPYSTIFAFTNEARIKRRLALYHGVMSIYMQFSNDAEETFSRALKLLLSKSHLHEGQHVTLVQSGAQPIWREESTHHIQVRKVHG; encoded by the exons ATGGCAACCATTCACCTTTCTTCCGCTACTACGTCTCTCTTCCAATCCAAACACCGAACGAAACGCATTCCACGCCTCCCTACAATCGCCAGAATAACAAACCACATCGAAGGAACTCATCTTAACTCCCCCAACGGCTCTCCCATCCTT GGCAACGCAAACAATTCCCTTGAGGTTCCCTCCAATAACTATATCTCGCTACACTCTTCAGACGTGCGTAGGAAAACTAAGATCGTGTGCACGATAGGTCCTTCTACGAGCTCACGTGATATGATATGGAACCTGGCTCAAGCTGGAATGAACGTGGCGCGTTTGAACATGTCGCATGGGGACCACGCCTCGCACCTCCAAACCATTGATTTGGTGAAAGAATACAATTCTCAGTTTCAAGATAAGGTTGTAGCCATCATGCTCGACACCAAG GGTCCTGAAGTTAGAAGTGGGGATGTAGCTCAACCTATTTTACTTAAAGAGGGACAAGAATTCTGTTTCACCACTATGAGAGGGGTTAGCACACATGACACGGTTAGCGTGAACTACGATGGCTTTGTGAATGATGTGGAGGTCGGAGATGTGTTGCTGGTTGATG GAGGAATGATGTCTCTTGCTGTTAAGTCAAAGACAAAAGACTTGGTTAAATGTGAAGTTATTGATGGTGGTGAACTGAAATCTAGGCGTCATTTAAATGTCCGTGGAAAAAGTGCAACACTTCCTTCCATAACTG ACAAGGACTGGGAAGATATCAAGTTTGGGGTGGACAATCAAGTAGACTTCTTTGCTGTCTCATTTGTCAAGGATGCTAGAGTGGTGCACGAGTTAAAACACTACctcaaaa GTCATAATGCCGATATACACGTGATTGTAAAAATTGAAAGTGCAGATTCCATACCAAATCTCCATTCGATACTTTCTGCTTCAGATGGG gCCATGGTCGCTCGTGGGGATCTTGGAGCTGAACTTCCAATAGAGGAAGTTCCTTTATTGCAG tTCATTCCCCCTTTTTTCATCAAACAGGAAGACATCATTCGAAGATGTCAAATTATGCAAAAGCCTGTTATTGTGGCAACAAATATGCTTGAAAGCATGATTAATCATCCCACACCAACAAGGGCAGAAGTTTCAGACATCGCAATTGCAGTAAGACAAGGTGCTGATGCTATCATGCTTTCAGGAGAAACTGCACATGGAAA ATTTCCATTGAAAGCTGTTAAAGTTATGCACATGGTGGCTCTTAGGAATGAATCCAGTGTTCAAAGTGGTGTTTCTTATCCGAGTCAACTGAGTTCCCATGAA AGTCATATGGGAGAAATGTTTGCTTTCCATGCGACAACAATGTCTAACACTCTTAATACTCCTATTATTGTTTTCACCAGAACAGGATCCATGGCAATTCTTTTGAGCCATTATAGGCCTTACTCAACAATCTTTGCATTCACAAATGA AGCAAGAATTAAGCGGAGGTTGGCGCTTTATCATGGGGTTATGTCCATATACATGCAATTTTCAAATGATGCAGAAGAGACCTTCTCTAGAGCCCTCAAGCTACTATTG AGTAAGAGTCATTTACACGAGGGACAACATGTCACACTTGTTCAAAGTGGAGCACAACCAATCTGGCGTGAGGAATCCACTCACCACATACAAGTTCGCAAGGTTCATGGATAA
- the LOC114422928 gene encoding pyruvate kinase isozyme G, chloroplastic-like isoform X2: MATIHLSSATTSLFQSKHRTKRIPRLPTIARITNHIEGTHLNSPNGSPILGNANNSLEVPSNNYISLHSSDVRRKTKIVCTIGPSTSSRDMIWNLAQAGMNVARLNMSHGDHASHLQTIDLVKEYNSQFQDKVVAIMLDTKGPEVRSGDVAQPILLKEGQEFCFTTMRGVSTHDTVSVNYDGFVNDVEVGDVLLVDGGMMSLAVKSKTKDLVKCEVIDGGELKSRRHLNVRGKSATLPSITDKDWEDIKFGVDNQVDFFAVSFVKDARVVHELKHYLKSHNADIHVIVKIESADSIPNLHSILSASDGAMVARGDLGAELPIEEVPLLQEDIIRRCQIMQKPVIVATNMLESMINHPTPTRAEVSDIAIAVRQGADAIMLSGETAHGKFPLKAVKVMHMVALRNESSVQSGVSYPSQLSSHESHMGEMFAFHATTMSNTLNTPIIVFTRTGSMAILLSHYRPYSTIFAFTNEARIKRRLALYHGVMSIYMQFSNDAEETFSRALKLLLSKSHLHEGQHVTLVQSGAQPIWREESTHHIQVRKVHG; this comes from the exons ATGGCAACCATTCACCTTTCTTCCGCTACTACGTCTCTCTTCCAATCCAAACACCGAACGAAACGCATTCCACGCCTCCCTACAATCGCCAGAATAACAAACCACATCGAAGGAACTCATCTTAACTCCCCCAACGGCTCTCCCATCCTT GGCAACGCAAACAATTCCCTTGAGGTTCCCTCCAATAACTATATCTCGCTACACTCTTCAGACGTGCGTAGGAAAACTAAGATCGTGTGCACGATAGGTCCTTCTACGAGCTCACGTGATATGATATGGAACCTGGCTCAAGCTGGAATGAACGTGGCGCGTTTGAACATGTCGCATGGGGACCACGCCTCGCACCTCCAAACCATTGATTTGGTGAAAGAATACAATTCTCAGTTTCAAGATAAGGTTGTAGCCATCATGCTCGACACCAAG GGTCCTGAAGTTAGAAGTGGGGATGTAGCTCAACCTATTTTACTTAAAGAGGGACAAGAATTCTGTTTCACCACTATGAGAGGGGTTAGCACACATGACACGGTTAGCGTGAACTACGATGGCTTTGTGAATGATGTGGAGGTCGGAGATGTGTTGCTGGTTGATG GAGGAATGATGTCTCTTGCTGTTAAGTCAAAGACAAAAGACTTGGTTAAATGTGAAGTTATTGATGGTGGTGAACTGAAATCTAGGCGTCATTTAAATGTCCGTGGAAAAAGTGCAACACTTCCTTCCATAACTG ACAAGGACTGGGAAGATATCAAGTTTGGGGTGGACAATCAAGTAGACTTCTTTGCTGTCTCATTTGTCAAGGATGCTAGAGTGGTGCACGAGTTAAAACACTACctcaaaa GTCATAATGCCGATATACACGTGATTGTAAAAATTGAAAGTGCAGATTCCATACCAAATCTCCATTCGATACTTTCTGCTTCAGATGGG gCCATGGTCGCTCGTGGGGATCTTGGAGCTGAACTTCCAATAGAGGAAGTTCCTTTATTGCAG GAAGACATCATTCGAAGATGTCAAATTATGCAAAAGCCTGTTATTGTGGCAACAAATATGCTTGAAAGCATGATTAATCATCCCACACCAACAAGGGCAGAAGTTTCAGACATCGCAATTGCAGTAAGACAAGGTGCTGATGCTATCATGCTTTCAGGAGAAACTGCACATGGAAA ATTTCCATTGAAAGCTGTTAAAGTTATGCACATGGTGGCTCTTAGGAATGAATCCAGTGTTCAAAGTGGTGTTTCTTATCCGAGTCAACTGAGTTCCCATGAA AGTCATATGGGAGAAATGTTTGCTTTCCATGCGACAACAATGTCTAACACTCTTAATACTCCTATTATTGTTTTCACCAGAACAGGATCCATGGCAATTCTTTTGAGCCATTATAGGCCTTACTCAACAATCTTTGCATTCACAAATGA AGCAAGAATTAAGCGGAGGTTGGCGCTTTATCATGGGGTTATGTCCATATACATGCAATTTTCAAATGATGCAGAAGAGACCTTCTCTAGAGCCCTCAAGCTACTATTG AGTAAGAGTCATTTACACGAGGGACAACATGTCACACTTGTTCAAAGTGGAGCACAACCAATCTGGCGTGAGGAATCCACTCACCACATACAAGTTCGCAAGGTTCATGGATAA